One window of Bacillus alkalicellulosilyticus genomic DNA carries:
- the thiI gene encoding tRNA uracil 4-sulfurtransferase ThiI has translation MIYDHILIRYGELALKGKNRTEFEKTLKSNIKQVIKPFSQCKIERTFGRMMIELNGEPVEPIIEKLSHVFGIHSFSVAMKVENDLEAIKAAALQAIKDKEDVKTFKVSSRRAFKTFPIESQKLNHYIGSHILINTDGITVDVHKPDVEVKVEVRETATYITCGNIPGAGGLPVGTGGKVMLMLSGGIDSPVAGYLAMKRGLKINAIHFHSPPFTNERAKQKVMDLTKILTQFGGTIHLHLVPFTELQKAIHEKIPSNFAMTIMRRMMLRISERIATEQKSLGITTGESLGQVASQTLHSMNTINEVTNLPVIRPLVTMDKLEVIQIAEKIGTYETSILPFEDCCTIFLPPQSKTRPKREHANKYEANFDYESYIEEALQQTEVVKITASERVNDTELDDLL, from the coding sequence ATGATATATGATCATATATTAATTCGTTATGGAGAATTGGCGCTTAAAGGGAAAAATCGAACTGAGTTTGAGAAAACATTAAAATCAAACATCAAACAGGTGATTAAACCATTTTCACAATGTAAAATAGAAAGAACGTTCGGTCGTATGATGATTGAATTAAATGGGGAACCGGTTGAACCCATTATTGAAAAACTCTCCCATGTATTCGGAATCCATTCATTTAGTGTGGCTATGAAAGTCGAAAATGACCTAGAAGCGATAAAAGCTGCCGCGTTGCAAGCGATTAAAGATAAAGAAGATGTAAAAACGTTCAAAGTATCTTCCAGAAGAGCGTTTAAAACATTCCCAATTGAGTCCCAAAAGTTAAATCATTACATTGGTTCACACATTTTAATTAATACTGATGGGATTACTGTTGATGTACACAAACCTGATGTTGAAGTGAAGGTTGAGGTGCGTGAAACCGCAACCTATATTACCTGTGGAAATATTCCTGGGGCTGGTGGCCTTCCTGTTGGTACAGGCGGTAAGGTAATGTTAATGCTTTCAGGTGGAATTGATAGTCCAGTTGCTGGTTATTTAGCAATGAAAAGAGGATTGAAAATTAATGCAATTCATTTCCATAGCCCGCCGTTTACAAATGAGCGAGCAAAGCAAAAGGTAATGGATTTAACAAAAATTCTTACTCAATTCGGTGGTACGATTCATTTGCATTTAGTTCCTTTTACAGAATTACAAAAGGCGATTCATGAGAAAATTCCTAGTAATTTTGCAATGACAATTATGCGAAGAATGATGTTACGCATTAGTGAACGGATTGCAACTGAGCAAAAATCTCTTGGAATAACCACGGGGGAAAGTTTAGGTCAAGTGGCTAGCCAAACCCTGCATAGTATGAACACGATAAATGAGGTAACAAACTTACCAGTTATTCGTCCGTTAGTTACAATGGATAAACTGGAAGTGATTCAGATTGCAGAAAAAATCGGGACTTATGAAACATCTATTTTGCCATTTGAAGATTGTTGTACGATTTTCTTGCCACCTCAATCAAAAACGAGACCCAAGCGTGAGCATGCGAATAAATATGAAGCTAATTTTGATTATGAAAGCTATATTGAAGAAGCCCTACAGCAAACAGAAGTTGTCAAAATAACGGCATCAGAGCGTGTAAACGATACTGAATTGGATGACTTATTATAA
- a CDS encoding VOC family protein, producing the protein MNILSSKVGALFIPVSNIESAREWYCSILNLEPTFEIIGGHLCCIPLDNNGLNLVLDSNIYHEDSTYKNPAFHFNTDDIHGAYQFLQERKVEFVTGIENGHWFNFKDPDGNILMVCYC; encoded by the coding sequence ATGAATATCCTATCAAGTAAGGTTGGCGCTTTATTTATCCCTGTAAGTAACATCGAAAGTGCAAGAGAATGGTACTGTTCCATACTAAATCTTGAACCTACGTTTGAAATAATTGGAGGTCATCTTTGTTGTATTCCTCTTGATAATAATGGATTAAACCTTGTACTAGATAGTAACATTTATCATGAGGATTCTACATATAAAAACCCTGCTTTTCATTTCAATACGGATGACATACATGGAGCCTATCAATTCTTACAAGAACGTAAGGTAGAATTTGTGACAGGTATTGAGAATGGGCATTGGTTTAACTTCAAAGACCCAGATGGAAATATATTGATGGTTTGTTATTGTTAA
- a CDS encoding cysteine desulfurase family protein has translation MIYLDNSATTKPYKDVLDTYVKVSETYFGNPSSLHNVGLQAEQLIIKSRQLVASLLKVDAKEVVFTSGGTESNNLAIKGIAFEHSGRGKHLITTSVEHPSIDETFKSLEKIGYDVTYLPVDENGIVRLEDVRKALRSDTILVSMIHVNNETGAIQPVKEIGKLLSRYPKVFFHVDHVQGITKVPLSLKEAKIDLCTISAHKFHGLKGNGVLYVRSGVRLSPILLGGVQEAKLRAGTENVAGAAALAKALRLSMEQAKNVQHLYELKRLTCEKLSTIEGIFLNSKEKNFAPHIVNFSIPGAKPEVIIQSLSEKNIYVSTKSACSSKLASPSRVLLAMGVGKKKAESGIRVSFSFENTKEEVLIFTEIMSTLVPELLEVMR, from the coding sequence ATGATTTATTTAGATAATAGTGCTACAACAAAACCATATAAAGACGTACTTGATACGTATGTCAAGGTTTCTGAAACCTACTTTGGTAATCCATCTTCGTTGCATAATGTTGGATTGCAAGCAGAACAGTTAATTATAAAATCAAGGCAATTGGTTGCTTCCCTTTTAAAGGTGGATGCTAAAGAAGTTGTTTTTACCTCTGGTGGGACAGAAAGTAATAACTTAGCAATTAAAGGAATTGCCTTCGAGCATAGCGGTCGTGGAAAGCATCTTATCACTACATCTGTGGAACATCCGTCCATTGATGAAACGTTTAAATCGCTTGAAAAAATAGGCTATGATGTAACCTATTTACCTGTAGATGAGAACGGGATCGTCCGCTTAGAGGATGTTCGAAAAGCTTTACGTTCGGATACGATTCTTGTTTCGATGATACATGTTAACAATGAAACAGGAGCGATACAACCGGTTAAGGAAATAGGGAAATTGCTATCTCGATACCCAAAAGTCTTCTTTCATGTTGACCATGTACAAGGAATAACAAAGGTTCCACTGTCGTTAAAAGAAGCAAAAATCGATCTTTGTACGATATCCGCTCATAAGTTTCACGGTCTTAAAGGAAACGGGGTCCTTTATGTTAGAAGTGGGGTTCGCTTATCTCCTATTCTTCTTGGAGGTGTGCAGGAAGCAAAATTACGTGCAGGCACTGAGAATGTAGCGGGTGCAGCAGCTTTAGCAAAAGCGTTACGTCTTTCGATGGAACAAGCTAAAAATGTTCAACATTTATATGAATTAAAAAGGTTAACATGTGAAAAACTGTCAACGATTGAAGGCATTTTCTTAAATAGTAAAGAAAAGAATTTTGCACCTCATATTGTCAACTTTTCAATTCCGGGAGCAAAGCCAGAAGTCATTATTCAGTCACTTTCTGAAAAAAACATATATGTATCTACAAAGTCAGCTTGTTCGTCAAAGTTAGCTTCTCCGAGCAGGGTACTTCTTGCGATGGGAGTAGGGAAAAAGAAAGCAGAAAGCGGTATAAGGGTAAGTTTTAGTTTTGAAAATACAAAAGAAGAAGTGTTGATTTTTACTGAAATTATGTCGACACTTGTTCCAGAATTATTAGAAGTTATGAGGTAG
- the hisJ gene encoding histidinol-phosphatase HisJ: MIHYDSHIHTPFCPHGSLDSFITYIETAISKNLKGITFTEHAPLPKGFMDPTPQQDSAMKAEDLPEYLKQLTQLKKTYQQKIQILIGLEVDFIEGYEEEITDFLMKHGPQLDDSILSVHFLKHKQAYYCMDYSDDFFGEMISVFGSVEAIYDSYYATLKKSILAPLGPFKPRRIGHMTLVHKFQKRFPCSTSYWAVVMNILDDIKSQGLSLDYNSAGLVKPLCEETYPPETVAIEAQKRKIPLVYGSDAHSAKGLLQGSNTISQDITLSAPTITST; encoded by the coding sequence ATGATTCACTATGATAGCCACATTCATACGCCTTTTTGTCCACACGGCTCACTAGATTCGTTTATTACTTACATAGAAACGGCCATTTCCAAAAACCTTAAAGGAATTACATTTACAGAACATGCTCCGCTACCAAAAGGATTTATGGACCCAACTCCACAACAAGACAGCGCCATGAAAGCTGAAGATTTACCGGAATATTTAAAGCAACTTACCCAATTAAAGAAAACGTATCAACAAAAAATTCAAATACTAATTGGATTAGAAGTCGATTTTATAGAAGGGTACGAAGAAGAAATTACTGACTTTTTAATGAAGCATGGTCCACAATTGGATGACAGTATCCTCTCAGTCCATTTTTTAAAACACAAACAAGCTTACTACTGTATGGACTATAGTGACGACTTTTTTGGCGAGATGATCTCGGTCTTCGGTTCGGTCGAAGCGATTTATGACAGCTATTACGCCACTCTTAAGAAATCCATACTAGCTCCACTTGGACCTTTTAAACCAAGACGTATAGGCCATATGACATTAGTACATAAATTCCAAAAACGATTTCCATGCTCTACGTCTTATTGGGCAGTCGTGATGAATATTTTAGATGATATTAAGAGTCAGGGATTGAGCCTAGATTATAATAGCGCTGGGCTAGTTAAACCTTTATGCGAGGAAACATACCCACCCGAAACAGTCGCAATCGAAGCACAAAAAAGAAAAATCCCTCTCGTCTATGGCTCTGATGCTCATAGTGCAAAGGGATTATTACAAGGCTCGAATACGATAAGTCAAGACATCACACTATCCGCTCCAACAATTACTTCAACGTAG
- the refZ gene encoding forespore capture DNA-binding protein RefZ, producing MTTVKDGTKQKVIDSAISLFNVQGYSGTSVRMICERANVNAALISYYFGSKKGLLEYLMITFFEGYLQALEQGAIIEGKEDVRASLLGSIEHVLYYQQEHHDVARFVHREITLDTMLVRELMSTYLMKEKHIFYEILEKGMERKKFTNQPIDFIIIQIRGMMTLPFLHPQYIREVHHLLPHDRYFIESYIQYVSVWIDNYLCDPKIPTLK from the coding sequence ATGACTACTGTAAAAGATGGGACTAAGCAAAAAGTAATAGATTCGGCTATTTCTCTTTTTAACGTACAAGGATACAGTGGAACCTCCGTACGAATGATTTGCGAACGAGCAAATGTTAACGCTGCTCTTATTTCATATTATTTTGGAAGTAAAAAAGGGTTATTGGAATACTTAATGATTACTTTCTTTGAGGGCTACCTCCAGGCACTAGAGCAAGGAGCTATCATTGAAGGAAAAGAGGATGTAAGAGCTTCATTATTAGGAAGCATTGAACACGTTCTCTATTATCAACAGGAACATCACGATGTTGCTCGGTTTGTTCATCGAGAGATTACACTGGACACGATGTTAGTAAGAGAATTAATGAGTACTTATTTGATGAAAGAAAAACATATCTTTTACGAAATATTAGAAAAAGGGATGGAACGTAAAAAATTTACGAACCAGCCCATCGATTTTATTATTATTCAGATAAGAGGGATGATGACACTGCCGTTCCTGCATCCCCAATACATCCGTGAAGTCCACCATCTGTTGCCTCATGACCGATATTTTATTGAATCTTACATTCAGTATGTATCAGTTTGGATTGATAATTATTTATGTGATCCAAAAATACCTACGTTGAAGTAA
- a CDS encoding DUF2812 domain-containing protein, producing MYKNIFRPMWSFDVAKTEEWLGEMSKQGFHFVQLKKNLRLFVFKKGEPQEKTYKIDYEKGQKDRLPQSLSADGWTLVCKSSRWYIISNQKSASLIKTTPVRNGIIQRNQKWYYIHCGFLLFLATTGFGHLINLLSFQSYPEVISETTAPQSFSLPVVGVLFFGGMLAFLSIYSVTSIRKSNRSFYEQEPVIDHYTDGVVEGETPFSMEEEAQLKKHHKIIVKRKIGWFYSPDKMEKWLEDMEANGLHLYRVSWSGISFYFRVGRPRNMSYCIEYQGIVKRESIDLHKEMGWKCAYSSSTGLQKWIIWSQEYLSTEKKPLLYSDPETKQKQAKKVAITYCSMFLPLALSYGYIISSHSYIALNNDYITIDYLYLFVFALSILVFGTLSAKSVFYYFRIKNTS from the coding sequence ATGTATAAAAACATATTTAGACCCATGTGGAGTTTTGATGTAGCAAAGACTGAAGAATGGCTTGGAGAAATGTCAAAACAAGGATTTCATTTCGTTCAGTTAAAGAAGAATTTACGTCTATTTGTATTTAAGAAAGGGGAACCCCAAGAAAAAACATACAAGATCGATTATGAAAAAGGACAAAAAGATCGTTTGCCACAGTCCCTTAGCGCTGACGGCTGGACACTCGTTTGTAAAAGTTCCCGTTGGTATATCATCAGCAATCAAAAATCAGCTTCTTTAATTAAAACAACACCTGTACGGAATGGAATTATTCAACGGAATCAAAAGTGGTATTATATCCACTGTGGATTTCTACTCTTTTTGGCTACAACCGGATTTGGTCACCTCATCAATTTACTATCGTTTCAATCCTACCCGGAAGTTATTTCCGAAACAACTGCGCCTCAGTCGTTTTCGCTTCCAGTAGTCGGCGTTCTATTTTTTGGGGGGATGCTAGCTTTTCTATCTATTTATTCTGTAACTAGTATTAGAAAATCAAATCGTTCCTTCTATGAACAAGAACCAGTGATTGACCATTATACAGATGGGGTTGTAGAAGGAGAAACACCTTTCTCGATGGAGGAAGAAGCTCAACTAAAAAAACATCATAAAATAATTGTAAAAAGAAAGATAGGGTGGTTCTATTCCCCTGATAAGATGGAAAAGTGGCTTGAGGACATGGAGGCTAACGGCTTACATTTATATCGAGTGAGTTGGTCAGGTATCAGCTTTTATTTTCGGGTAGGTCGTCCTCGTAACATGAGTTATTGCATTGAGTACCAAGGCATAGTAAAAAGAGAATCTATTGATTTACACAAAGAAATGGGTTGGAAATGCGCCTATTCTTCATCAACCGGGTTGCAAAAATGGATTATCTGGTCGCAGGAGTATCTTTCTACTGAGAAAAAACCACTGCTTTATAGTGATCCTGAAACGAAACAAAAACAAGCGAAAAAAGTAGCAATCACGTATTGTAGTATGTTTTTGCCATTGGCATTATCTTATGGCTACATCATTTCAAGTCATTCGTATATAGCTTTAAATAATGATTATATTACAATTGACTACCTATATCTTTTTGTTTTTGCGCTATCCATTCTTGTCTTTGGTACTCTTTCTGCAAAATCAGTTTTCTACTATTTTAGGATAAAAAATACATCATGA
- the rpsD gene encoding 30S ribosomal protein S4, protein MARYTGPSWKLSRRLGISLSGTGKELEKRPYAPGQHGPNQRKKISEYGTQLQEKQKLRHMFGINERQFRRIFDDAGKMQGIHGENFMILLESRLDNLVYRLGLARTRRAARQLVNHGHIVVDGGRVDIPSYRVKPGQTISVREKSRNAQVIKEALEVNDFVPGYLTFDADKLEGTYTRLPERSELPAEITEALIVEFYSR, encoded by the coding sequence ATGGCTCGATATACTGGTCCATCATGGAAACTATCTCGTCGTTTAGGAATTTCACTAAGCGGAACGGGAAAAGAATTAGAAAAACGTCCTTACGCTCCTGGACAACATGGTCCTAACCAACGTAAAAAGATTTCTGAGTACGGTACACAACTTCAGGAGAAACAAAAACTTCGTCATATGTTCGGAATTAACGAGCGTCAATTCCGTCGTATTTTTGATGATGCTGGTAAAATGCAAGGAATTCACGGGGAGAACTTCATGATTCTTCTTGAGTCTCGTCTTGATAACCTTGTTTACCGTTTAGGCTTAGCTCGTACTCGTCGTGCAGCTCGCCAATTAGTAAACCATGGTCACATCGTTGTTGACGGTGGACGCGTTGATATTCCATCATACCGCGTGAAGCCTGGACAAACAATTTCTGTTCGTGAAAAATCTAGAAATGCTCAAGTCATTAAAGAAGCTCTAGAAGTAAACGACTTTGTACCTGGATACTTAACTTTTGATGCTGATAAATTAGAAGGTACTTACACTCGCTTACCAGAGCGTTCTGAATTACCTGCTGAAATTACTGAAGCTCTTATCGTTGAGTTCTACTCTCGTTAA
- a CDS encoding sensor domain-containing diguanylate cyclase — MNVNNQTNIESLIGKVLLSTNYNITYSAMVTAIEEMTKNAFPEHSIEIILYEVMNEHYFTPIVGTGEVFFRDNQSCIAKSIVGTDIISINKNLFTSNKQEKYQSLVSIQLKDKNTFGLLVIGFLCHPVSEEILEGYSNDLVKLTPLFEKARMNEQREVEMLRNQLLLSVTKKFHSSMDVGEILKEVVLALEEAYSGFDVVLYLTREWEVHQNLPIKQLKYSINDESGKAEVAYLTGQIEIVTNGVGLPVIYAPLRGKQGSYGVLELKTSPDFVTYDFELEFIELLADIGGNALENTELYQQSRNLIEDLQLINQTSHQLNANLRLSDSINFMTNQILLSFNAEEVGFVMYQSNGEIVVMEGSTSYFFFPETIHEITKVCDKVKQEKESLFIGDIQKEKQYSLGGFRSLLAVPMIQSGKLKGMAIVLHSSPYHFTFDHFKLLQSLIYHSTLAFTNSMLHEELEKLVITDHLTKLYSRNFLDERIQTSMLHDAGGSFLLFDIDNFKKINDTYGHQVGDDIIIQVANIMKKSIRETDIAARWGGEELAIYLPNIKPEIGVMAAERIVRAVSKETSPMVTVSCGISSWSTGKDDSLKKLFNLADEGLYEAKRTGKNKAVLQEIL; from the coding sequence GTGAATGTAAATAATCAAACAAATATTGAATCTTTAATTGGCAAGGTACTACTCTCTACTAATTATAATATTACCTACTCAGCGATGGTAACAGCCATAGAGGAAATGACAAAAAACGCATTTCCAGAACATTCCATTGAAATCATCTTATATGAGGTAATGAATGAACATTATTTTACGCCGATAGTCGGAACAGGAGAAGTTTTCTTTCGTGATAATCAATCTTGTATAGCAAAAAGTATTGTAGGAACTGACATTATTTCTATTAACAAAAATTTATTCACTAGCAATAAACAAGAAAAGTACCAGTCCCTCGTAAGTATACAACTTAAAGACAAAAATACATTTGGTCTTTTGGTTATTGGTTTTTTATGTCATCCGGTTTCAGAAGAAATATTAGAGGGTTATTCTAATGACTTGGTGAAGCTAACCCCTCTTTTTGAAAAGGCGAGGATGAACGAACAGCGAGAAGTTGAAATGTTGAGAAACCAGTTATTGTTAAGTGTGACAAAAAAATTTCATTCTTCTATGGATGTTGGTGAAATTTTAAAAGAAGTAGTGCTTGCTCTTGAAGAAGCATATTCAGGTTTTGATGTAGTCTTATACTTAACTAGAGAATGGGAAGTTCATCAAAATTTACCGATAAAACAATTAAAGTATAGTATTAATGATGAGTCTGGGAAGGCGGAAGTAGCTTATTTAACAGGTCAAATAGAAATTGTCACCAATGGAGTTGGATTACCTGTCATCTATGCTCCTCTCCGTGGGAAGCAAGGCTCTTATGGAGTCTTAGAGTTGAAGACATCACCAGATTTTGTAACCTATGATTTTGAGCTTGAATTTATAGAGTTACTTGCTGATATTGGTGGAAATGCTCTTGAAAATACAGAACTTTACCAACAGTCTAGAAATTTAATTGAGGACTTACAATTAATTAATCAAACATCTCACCAGCTAAATGCTAATTTGCGTTTATCTGATTCTATTAATTTTATGACAAACCAAATTCTTCTTTCATTTAATGCCGAAGAGGTTGGTTTTGTAATGTATCAATCCAATGGGGAAATTGTAGTGATGGAAGGAAGTACAAGTTACTTCTTTTTTCCAGAAACGATCCATGAAATTACCAAAGTTTGTGATAAAGTGAAGCAAGAAAAAGAATCTTTATTTATTGGTGATATCCAAAAAGAGAAACAATATTCGCTAGGAGGATTCCGTTCTCTTTTGGCGGTGCCGATGATCCAAAGTGGGAAATTAAAAGGCATGGCCATCGTGTTACATTCAAGCCCATATCATTTCACATTTGATCACTTTAAACTTTTACAATCACTTATTTACCATTCAACATTGGCTTTTACGAATTCTATGCTTCATGAAGAATTAGAAAAGCTAGTCATCACGGACCATTTGACTAAACTGTATTCTAGAAACTTTTTAGATGAAAGAATTCAAACATCAATGCTTCATGACGCTGGTGGAAGCTTTTTATTGTTTGACATTGATAATTTCAAAAAAATAAACGATACCTATGGTCATCAAGTTGGTGATGATATCATCATTCAAGTAGCTAATATTATGAAAAAGAGCATAAGAGAAACGGATATTGCTGCAAGGTGGGGTGGCGAAGAATTAGCGATTTATCTTCCAAATATTAAACCTGAAATTGGAGTAATGGCTGCAGAACGTATTGTTAGAGCTGTGAGTAAAGAAACCAGTCCAATGGTCACGGTGTCTTGTGGCATATCATCTTGGAGTACAGGAAAAGATGATTCTTTGAAGAAGCTATTCAATCTAGCTGATGAAGGTCTATACGAAGCGAAGAGGACAGGTAAAAACAAAGCAGTATTGCAGGAAATTCTGTAA
- a CDS encoding NIPSNAP family protein: MVYRRKLYHVAPGIVDSFNEHFNKTLLPTQLKYGARLVGRWMSEEKNGLVEIFALWEYDSYEDYVKIEAKVRGDEEHVTRVEKWFEKMGGREQLKEEFYKIEEEFLHTTVPRENTISS; the protein is encoded by the coding sequence ATGGTGTACCGCAGAAAACTGTATCATGTTGCTCCGGGAATTGTAGATTCGTTTAATGAACATTTTAATAAGACTCTTTTACCGACTCAACTTAAATACGGAGCAAGATTGGTTGGAAGATGGATGTCTGAAGAAAAAAACGGTTTGGTAGAAATTTTTGCTTTATGGGAATATGATAGCTACGAAGATTATGTAAAGATTGAAGCAAAAGTAAGGGGCGACGAAGAGCATGTTACTCGTGTAGAAAAATGGTTTGAAAAAATGGGAGGGAGAGAGCAATTAAAAGAAGAATTTTATAAAATAGAAGAGGAATTTCTACATACAACTGTTCCACGAGAGAATACTATTTCGTCATGA
- the ezrA gene encoding septation ring formation regulator EzrA — protein MEVIYGIIIIVVAVFIYGAVSRNRIYKEVDRIEDWKIKIMNRPITDEISKVKSLIMSGETEEKFEQWRNSWDHIVGSTLPDIEEKLFDVEEFANKYQFKKARTLLNVLVEEMNRIEEILKTMLADISLLVESEEQNRKDISEVEKQFLDNKKYFNIHRNSFGVASGSIEQRLEAVSVSFEEFKESTEQGNYIKARDILQSVTSTISDIQTMLVDIPKLLIQYQSVIPEELRELQQGIIDMEEGGFSLHHYGIEEEIERLSLDCVKQLDGIANLEITEAKQAQENINETIEKLYETIETEVEAKVKVEELVVEIQTNLSSIQNSLKELQQDTTSTQQSYKIDENELQNQQGLKKQLQEMSKLLIEITTSIDTNQKSFKDILDMMTIFEGKYHQVVNKVEESKAYLTTLRQEEINAKSKLKGLKQQLIEGKRILQKSNVPGLPVNIIDELKLSEDKLVDAMQKLEEVPLEMGAVNTKVEDAATHVDTVFEQLLKTINDAMLAERLIQYGNRYRSKSQALDEKLTEAEYAFRSFYYEDAIELAYETIKPYNPNIIEKLTEETKEEQQLVES, from the coding sequence ATGGAAGTTATATATGGAATAATCATTATTGTTGTTGCAGTCTTTATATACGGGGCAGTTTCTAGAAATCGAATTTATAAGGAAGTTGACCGTATAGAAGATTGGAAGATTAAGATAATGAATCGCCCCATTACAGATGAAATATCTAAAGTGAAGAGTTTAATTATGTCGGGTGAGACAGAAGAGAAGTTTGAACAATGGAGAAATAGCTGGGACCATATTGTTGGTTCTACATTGCCTGATATTGAAGAAAAACTCTTTGATGTTGAAGAATTTGCGAATAAATATCAGTTTAAAAAGGCTAGAACATTACTAAACGTTCTTGTAGAAGAAATGAATCGTATTGAAGAAATTTTAAAAACGATGCTTGCAGACATTTCACTTCTGGTTGAAAGTGAAGAACAAAATCGTAAGGATATTAGTGAAGTGGAAAAGCAATTCCTAGACAATAAGAAGTACTTTAACATCCACCGAAACTCATTTGGTGTTGCCTCTGGATCAATAGAGCAAAGACTCGAAGCGGTATCCGTCTCATTTGAAGAGTTTAAAGAGTCAACGGAACAAGGAAATTATATCAAGGCAAGAGATATACTTCAGTCGGTTACTTCGACGATTTCAGATATCCAAACGATGCTCGTTGACATTCCAAAATTACTTATCCAATATCAATCCGTAATTCCAGAAGAGCTTAGAGAATTACAACAAGGAATCATTGATATGGAAGAAGGTGGGTTTAGTCTTCACCACTACGGAATTGAAGAAGAGATAGAAAGATTATCATTGGATTGTGTCAAGCAATTAGATGGAATAGCCAATTTGGAAATAACAGAAGCGAAGCAAGCTCAAGAAAATATAAATGAAACCATTGAGAAATTATATGAAACGATTGAGACTGAAGTTGAAGCGAAGGTAAAGGTGGAAGAATTAGTTGTAGAAATTCAGACAAATCTGAGTAGCATTCAAAATAGTCTAAAAGAACTTCAACAAGATACGACTAGCACACAGCAAAGCTATAAAATAGATGAAAATGAACTTCAAAACCAACAAGGTTTGAAAAAACAACTGCAAGAAATGTCCAAATTGCTTATTGAAATAACAACTTCAATTGATACAAATCAAAAATCATTTAAGGATATCTTAGATATGATGACTATCTTTGAAGGGAAATATCATCAGGTTGTAAATAAAGTAGAAGAATCAAAAGCGTATTTAACAACTTTAAGGCAAGAAGAAATTAATGCAAAATCAAAGTTAAAAGGTCTAAAACAACAGCTAATTGAAGGAAAACGAATTTTACAAAAAAGCAATGTTCCTGGCTTGCCAGTGAATATCATTGATGAATTAAAGCTATCTGAAGATAAATTAGTCGATGCGATGCAGAAGCTTGAAGAAGTTCCTCTAGAAATGGGTGCTGTCAATACTAAGGTTGAAGATGCGGCAACTCATGTTGATACGGTGTTTGAGCAACTTCTTAAGACGATTAATGATGCTATGTTGGCTGAACGTTTGATCCAGTATGGAAACCGCTACCGTAGTAAATCGCAAGCACTAGATGAAAAATTAACAGAAGCTGAATATGCATTTAGAAGCTTTTATTATGAAGATGCTATAGAATTGGCGTATGAAACAATCAAGCCTTACAATCCTAATATTATCGAAAAACTAACAGAAGAAACAAAAGAAGAACAACAGCTAGTAGAGAGTTAA
- a CDS encoding PadR family transcriptional regulator, with the protein MDIEKVQKAYLPMTETAYYILLSLNKPRHGYGIVKHVEEITNGRIQLGSGTVYGTLTKMQRDGIITVYADEQRKTVYEISILGKTIINIEIKRLKELYDNGLTYEEDFNV; encoded by the coding sequence ATGGATATAGAAAAGGTCCAAAAAGCTTATTTACCAATGACAGAAACAGCATACTACATTTTACTATCTCTAAATAAACCTCGTCATGGGTACGGAATTGTAAAGCACGTAGAAGAAATCACAAACGGCCGAATCCAGTTAGGTTCAGGAACCGTATACGGTACATTAACCAAAATGCAACGTGATGGCATCATTACAGTGTATGCAGATGAACAAAGGAAAACGGTATATGAAATATCTATACTTGGTAAAACAATTATTAATATCGAAATAAAAAGATTAAAAGAATTATATGATAACGGTCTGACATATGAGGAGGATTTCAATGTATAA